From Streptomyces sp. GSL17-111, one genomic window encodes:
- a CDS encoding ATP-dependent DNA helicase, with translation MSEASALPTRPALTDLLHAAVTAVGGTERPGQVAMAEAVAEAVGEGTHLLIQAGTGTGKSLGYLVPALAQGERVVVATATLALQRQLVERDLPRTVEALHPLLRRRPEYAMLKGRSNYLCLHRLHEGVPAEEEDGLFDPVEAAARAAGPAGASSKLGKDLLRVRDWSDETETGDRDDLRPGVSDRAWGQVSVSSRECLGAAMCAYGAECFAEAARERAKLADVIVTNHALLAIDAIEGAPVLPGHEVLIVDEAHELVSRVTGVASGELTPAGVSRAVRRSAKLVDEKAADRLLTASEGFERVMELALPGRLEEVPEDLGHALAALRDAARNCLTALGNTRDRSVQDEDAVRKQAVASLENVHAVADRIAQGSEYDVIWYERHDRFGASLRVAPLNVSGLLREKLFHDRSVVLTSATLRLGGDFNGVAASLGLAPEGRQEQAGEEQAGETVGDEESPRWQGLDVGSPFDYRKQGILYVARHLSPPGREGSRSDMLDELSGLVEAAGGRTLGLFSSMRGAQAAAEELRGRLDVPVLLQGEETLGELIRRFAEDARTCLFGTLSLWQGVDVPGASCQLVVMDRIPFPRPDDPLMSARQKAVEQGGGNGFMAVAATHAALLMAQGAGRLVRATGDRGVVAVLDPRLAKARYGGFLRSSMPDFWYTTDPTQVRRSLAAIDVADS, from the coding sequence ATGAGCGAAGCATCCGCCCTCCCCACCCGCCCCGCCCTCACCGACCTCCTGCACGCCGCCGTCACGGCCGTCGGCGGCACCGAGCGGCCCGGCCAGGTCGCCATGGCCGAGGCCGTGGCGGAGGCCGTCGGCGAGGGCACCCACCTGCTGATCCAGGCGGGCACCGGCACGGGGAAGTCGCTCGGCTACCTCGTGCCCGCGCTGGCCCAGGGCGAGCGCGTCGTCGTCGCGACGGCGACGCTCGCGCTCCAGCGCCAGCTCGTCGAGCGGGACCTCCCGCGCACGGTGGAGGCCCTGCATCCGCTGCTGCGCCGCCGCCCGGAGTACGCGATGCTCAAGGGCCGGTCGAACTACCTGTGTCTGCACCGGCTGCACGAGGGCGTTCCGGCGGAGGAGGAGGACGGCCTCTTCGACCCGGTCGAGGCGGCGGCCCGGGCCGCCGGCCCGGCGGGCGCCTCCAGCAAGCTCGGCAAGGACCTGCTCCGGGTGCGGGACTGGTCGGACGAGACGGAGACGGGGGACCGCGACGACCTGCGGCCCGGCGTCTCCGACCGGGCCTGGGGTCAGGTCTCCGTCTCCTCGCGCGAGTGTCTGGGCGCCGCCATGTGTGCCTACGGGGCCGAGTGTTTCGCCGAGGCCGCCCGCGAGCGGGCCAAGCTGGCCGACGTCATCGTGACCAACCACGCGCTGCTGGCGATCGACGCCATCGAGGGCGCGCCGGTGCTGCCCGGCCACGAGGTGCTGATCGTCGACGAGGCGCACGAGCTGGTCTCCCGCGTCACCGGTGTGGCGTCCGGGGAGCTCACGCCCGCCGGGGTGAGCCGGGCCGTGCGCCGCTCGGCGAAGCTCGTCGACGAGAAGGCGGCCGACCGGCTGCTGACGGCCTCGGAGGGCTTCGAGCGGGTCATGGAGCTGGCGCTGCCCGGCCGTCTGGAGGAGGTCCCCGAGGACCTCGGCCACGCGCTCGCCGCCCTGCGGGACGCCGCCCGGAACTGCCTGACGGCGCTCGGCAACACCCGCGACCGCTCCGTGCAGGACGAGGACGCCGTGCGCAAGCAGGCGGTCGCCTCGCTGGAGAACGTCCACGCCGTCGCCGACCGGATCGCCCAGGGCTCGGAGTACGACGTCATCTGGTACGAGCGCCACGACCGGTTCGGCGCCTCGCTGCGCGTCGCGCCGCTGAACGTCTCCGGTCTGCTGCGGGAGAAGCTCTTCCACGACCGCTCCGTCGTCCTGACGTCCGCGACCCTCCGGCTCGGTGGCGACTTCAACGGCGTCGCGGCCTCGCTGGGGCTGGCTCCCGAAGGCCGGCAGGAGCAGGCCGGGGAGGAACAGGCCGGGGAGACCGTCGGAGACGAGGAATCCCCCAGGTGGCAGGGGCTGGACGTCGGTTCCCCGTTCGACTACCGCAAGCAGGGCATTCTGTACGTCGCCCGACACCTGTCCCCGCCCGGCCGCGAGGGCAGCCGCAGCGACATGCTGGACGAGCTGTCCGGTCTGGTCGAGGCGGCGGGTGGGCGCACGCTCGGCCTCTTCTCGTCGATGCGGGGGGCGCAGGCGGCGGCCGAGGAGCTGCGCGGCCGGCTGGACGTGCCCGTCCTCCTCCAGGGCGAGGAGACGCTGGGCGAGCTGATCCGCCGCTTCGCCGAGGACGCGCGGACGTGCCTGTTCGGCACGCTGTCGCTGTGGCAGGGCGTCGACGTGCCGGGGGCCAGCTGCCAGCTCGTCGTCATGGACCGCATCCCCTTCCCGCGCCCCGACGACCCGCTCATGAGCGCGCGGCAGAAGGCCGTCGAACAGGGCGGCGGCAACGGCTTCATGGCGGTCGCCGCCACGCACGCGGCCCTCCTGATGGCCCAGGGCGCCGGGCGGCTGGTCAGGGCCACGGGGGATCGCGGCGTCGTCGCCGTGCTGGACCCGCGGCTGGCGAAGGCCCGCTACGGCGGCTTCCTCCGCTCCTCCATGCCGGACTTCTGGTACACCACCGACCCCACCCAGGTCCGCCGCTCGCTCGCCGCGATCGACGTCGCCGACTCCTGA
- a CDS encoding IucA/IucC family protein, with protein MQTSSTEPATPWHAASRKLFAKLLGEFAYEGILVPERDGAASDRAASDGAAGTVGRYRLVVADGTVHRFHARRGAYGHWRVDPDSITPHADPLTFLTAAHDVPLGLAGDTLGHLLRELTATLSADVRLAATALSVPELADLGYAELEGHLTGHPWLVANKGRLGLSHADSDRWTPEARVATRLPWLAVHRRLARYRGTAALGDAARLYGQELSTATREAFAATVAARGRRPEDYLWLPVHPWQWDETIAPLFAPQLADGTLIPLPEDEDLRLPQQSVRTFLNISRPHARTVKLPLSVLNTLVWRGLPTERTLAAPAVTSWIHGVRDADPFLRDETRVVLLGEVASVTVEHPLYDRLPGVPYQYRELLGCIWREPVGPYLAAGERARSLAALLHTDPAGRALTAELVRRSGLTPRVWLRHLFEALLPPLLHFLYRYGTVFSPHGENSIVVFDAHDVPARLAVKDFVDDVNLTDEPLPELADLPRPVRTTLLTEPADFLTQFIHSGLFVGVFRYLAPLCAEQLGVPEAEFWALVRDTVLAHQRRFPELKPRFELFDLLTPRIGRLCLNRNRLYADGYRDRAERPHAVVDGTVPNPLHAG; from the coding sequence TTGCAGACGTCATCCACCGAGCCCGCCACGCCCTGGCACGCCGCGTCCCGGAAGTTGTTCGCCAAGCTGCTCGGCGAGTTCGCCTATGAGGGGATCCTCGTCCCGGAACGCGACGGCGCGGCGTCCGACCGCGCCGCGTCCGACGGCGCGGCGGGGACGGTCGGCCGGTACCGGCTGGTCGTCGCCGACGGCACGGTCCACCGCTTCCACGCCCGGCGCGGTGCCTACGGCCACTGGCGCGTCGACCCCGACAGCATCACCCCGCACGCCGACCCGCTGACGTTCCTCACCGCCGCCCACGACGTGCCGCTCGGGCTCGCGGGAGACACGCTCGGCCACCTGCTACGGGAGCTGACCGCCACGCTCAGCGCCGACGTCCGGCTCGCCGCGACGGCGCTGTCCGTCCCGGAGCTCGCCGACCTCGGCTACGCCGAGCTGGAGGGCCACCTCACCGGCCACCCCTGGCTGGTCGCCAACAAGGGACGGCTCGGCCTGTCCCACGCCGACAGCGACCGCTGGACGCCCGAGGCCCGCGTCGCGACCCGCCTCCCCTGGCTCGCCGTGCACCGCCGCCTCGCCCGCTACCGGGGCACCGCCGCGCTCGGCGACGCCGCGCGGCTCTACGGCCAGGAGCTCTCCACCGCGACCCGGGAGGCCTTCGCCGCCACCGTCGCCGCACGCGGACGACGCCCCGAGGACTACCTGTGGCTCCCCGTGCACCCCTGGCAGTGGGACGAGACGATCGCGCCGCTGTTCGCCCCCCAGCTCGCCGACGGCACCCTCATACCGCTGCCCGAGGACGAGGACCTGCGGCTGCCGCAGCAGTCGGTGCGCACGTTCCTCAACATCAGCCGCCCGCACGCCCGCACGGTGAAACTGCCGCTGTCCGTGCTGAACACGCTCGTGTGGCGCGGGCTGCCCACCGAACGCACCCTCGCCGCCCCGGCCGTCACGTCCTGGATCCACGGCGTGCGCGACGCCGATCCGTTCCTGCGCGACGAGACGCGCGTCGTCCTGCTGGGCGAGGTCGCCTCGGTGACCGTCGAGCACCCGCTCTACGACCGGCTCCCCGGCGTCCCGTACCAGTACCGGGAGCTGCTCGGCTGCATCTGGCGCGAGCCGGTGGGCCCCTACCTCGCGGCCGGGGAACGGGCCCGCAGCCTCGCGGCCCTGCTGCACACCGACCCGGCGGGCCGGGCGCTCACCGCCGAACTGGTCCGCCGGTCCGGGCTCACCCCCCGGGTGTGGCTGCGGCACCTCTTCGAGGCGCTCCTGCCGCCGCTCCTGCACTTCCTCTACCGCTACGGCACGGTCTTCTCCCCGCACGGCGAGAACAGCATCGTCGTCTTCGACGCGCACGACGTGCCGGCGCGGCTGGCCGTGAAGGACTTCGTCGACGACGTCAACCTCACCGACGAACCGCTGCCCGAGCTGGCCGACCTGCCGCGCCCCGTCCGCACCACGCTGCTGACCGAACCGGCGGACTTCCTCACCCAGTTCATCCACAGCGGTCTGTTCGTCGGCGTCTTCCGCTACCTCGCACCCCTCTGCGCGGAGCAGCTCGGCGTGCCGGAGGCGGAGTTCTGGGCCCTCGTCCGCGACACCGTCCTGGCCCACCAGCGGCGCTTCCCGGAGCTGAAACCCCGCTTCGAGTTGTTCGACCTGCTCACGCCGCGCATCGGCCGCCTGTGCCTGAACCGCAACCGGCTGTACGCGGACGGCTACCGCGACCGCGCCGAACGTCCGCACGCCGTGGTGGACGGCACGGTCCCCAACCCGCTCCACGCCGGGTAG
- a CDS encoding GNAT family N-acetyltransferase has protein sequence MPSPDPATDEDDTLDLELPPELRTGLAGPPGLTGPVPDTAAPGTDLVGAVDRWQPAYGPFGTFQLVPVRLERDLPLVTAWMNDPAVAAFWDLAGDEDVTAKHLRPQLEGDGRSVPCLGVLDGVPMSYWEIYRADLDPLARYFPTLPHDTGVHLLIGPAEQRGRGLGAALLRAVSELVLTHRPACRRVLAEPDVRNAVSVSAFLRAGYRHAAEVDLPDKRAAVVVRERGGVPAL, from the coding sequence GTGCCGTCCCCCGACCCCGCCACGGACGAGGACGACACCCTCGACCTGGAACTGCCGCCCGAACTCCGCACCGGCCTGGCCGGGCCTCCCGGGCTCACCGGACCCGTGCCGGACACCGCCGCCCCCGGCACCGACCTGGTGGGCGCGGTCGACCGGTGGCAGCCCGCGTACGGCCCCTTCGGCACCTTCCAGCTCGTCCCCGTCCGGCTCGAACGCGACCTGCCGCTCGTCACGGCCTGGATGAACGACCCGGCCGTCGCCGCCTTCTGGGACCTCGCCGGGGACGAGGACGTCACCGCGAAGCACCTGCGTCCGCAACTGGAGGGCGACGGGCGCAGCGTGCCGTGCCTCGGCGTGCTGGACGGCGTCCCGATGAGCTACTGGGAGATCTACCGCGCCGATCTCGACCCGCTGGCCCGGTACTTCCCCACCCTGCCCCACGACACCGGCGTCCACCTGCTGATCGGCCCGGCGGAGCAGCGCGGTCGCGGCCTCGGCGCGGCACTGCTGAGGGCGGTGTCCGAGCTGGTCCTGACGCACCGTCCGGCCTGCCGCCGCGTGCTCGCCGAACCCGACGTCCGCAACGCCGTGTCCGTCAGCGCCTTCCTGCGCGCCGGATACCGGCACGCGGCGGAGGTGGATCTGCCGGACAAGCGTGCGGCTGTCGTCGTCCGCGAGCGGGGAGGGGTCCCGGCGCTCTAA
- a CDS encoding IucA/IucC family protein, which yields MNATAGSEESPDGGGAPVPQRLARLLDDPTVPRQARRAARPGPPDASATADADPVPIPADPADDPLDAADVHRAADAAGAENLLRCWVRETGQAAPPAGRPLCVPLPGSGTALRVPVRYWSPTGWHRFGPVRLESAPADAAPLDAVTLAGLLAREAAHQAGTPGEGSDLSARVADSVRQTARFLAARRARPGPPAGADPFLAAEQALVLGHPSHPAPKSREGFGEEETEWYSPELHGSFPLHWFAVHHTALASDSAWTESGRARTAAELASRLAPDLPLPAGTVALPLHPWQARTVRGRPAVAALFDAGLLHDLGPHGGRWHPTSSIRTVARPGTATMLKLSLAVRVTNSRRENLRKELHRGVEVHRLLRSGLGERWRAAHPGFDIVRDPAWLGVDDADGTPVPGLDTVFRHNPFRPDDDAVCLASLTSPRPWPDVAGHPTRSRLADVVRRLASATGRRTRAVAAEWFLRYLDAVVAPVLWLDAHAGIALEAHQQNTVVLLDPEGWPVGGRYRDNQGYYFRASHRAALQALVPGVGEKSDSFVPDAVTDERFAYYLGINHVLGLIGAFGSQAGVDEALLLAAFRRFLDAHATQGGDVPPSPLAGLLLDAPSLRCKANLLTRLHGLDELVGPVDTQSVYVSVPNPLAVHPPQ from the coding sequence GTGAACGCAACGGCCGGTTCCGAGGAATCCCCCGACGGGGGCGGCGCCCCCGTCCCGCAGCGCCTCGCCCGCCTGCTCGACGACCCGACCGTCCCCCGTCAGGCGCGCCGCGCGGCCCGCCCGGGCCCGCCCGACGCCTCGGCCACGGCGGACGCCGACCCCGTCCCCATTCCCGCCGACCCCGCCGACGATCCCCTCGACGCCGCCGACGTCCACCGCGCCGCCGACGCGGCCGGTGCGGAGAACCTCCTCCGCTGCTGGGTACGGGAGACGGGCCAGGCGGCACCGCCCGCCGGCCGCCCGCTGTGCGTCCCCCTGCCGGGCAGCGGCACCGCCCTCCGGGTGCCCGTGCGGTACTGGTCCCCGACGGGGTGGCACCGCTTCGGCCCCGTGCGCCTCGAGTCCGCTCCGGCGGACGCCGCCCCTCTCGACGCCGTCACCCTCGCCGGCCTCCTCGCCCGCGAGGCCGCGCACCAGGCGGGCACGCCGGGGGAGGGCAGCGACCTGTCCGCCCGCGTCGCCGACTCCGTGCGCCAGACGGCACGGTTCCTGGCGGCCCGCCGCGCCCGGCCCGGGCCGCCCGCCGGGGCCGACCCGTTCCTCGCGGCGGAGCAGGCCCTCGTGCTCGGCCACCCGTCGCACCCGGCGCCCAAGAGCCGGGAGGGCTTCGGCGAGGAGGAGACCGAGTGGTACTCCCCCGAGCTCCACGGCAGCTTCCCCCTCCACTGGTTCGCCGTCCACCACACCGCCCTGGCCTCCGACTCGGCCTGGACGGAGAGCGGCCGGGCACGCACGGCGGCCGAGCTCGCCTCCCGGCTCGCACCGGACCTGCCGCTGCCGGCCGGAACCGTCGCCCTGCCGCTGCACCCCTGGCAGGCCCGCACCGTCCGCGGCCGCCCGGCCGTGGCCGCGCTGTTCGACGCGGGCCTCCTCCACGACCTCGGGCCGCACGGCGGGCGGTGGCACCCCACGTCGTCCATCCGCACCGTCGCTCGTCCGGGGACGGCGACGATGCTCAAGCTCTCCCTGGCCGTCCGCGTCACCAACTCCCGGCGGGAGAACCTCCGCAAGGAGCTGCATCGCGGTGTGGAGGTGCACCGGCTGCTGCGCAGCGGGCTCGGTGAGCGCTGGCGGGCCGCCCACCCCGGGTTCGACATCGTGCGCGACCCCGCCTGGCTCGGTGTCGACGACGCCGACGGCACGCCCGTGCCGGGGCTGGACACCGTCTTCCGGCACAACCCCTTCCGGCCCGACGACGACGCCGTCTGCCTCGCCTCGCTCACCTCGCCCCGCCCGTGGCCGGACGTCGCCGGGCACCCGACGCGCTCACGGCTGGCCGACGTCGTGCGGCGCCTGGCCTCGGCCACCGGCCGGCGGACGCGGGCCGTGGCGGCCGAGTGGTTCCTGCGCTACCTGGACGCGGTCGTGGCCCCCGTCCTGTGGCTCGACGCGCACGCGGGTATCGCGCTGGAGGCCCACCAGCAGAACACCGTCGTGCTGCTCGATCCCGAGGGCTGGCCCGTCGGCGGCCGCTACCGGGACAACCAGGGCTACTACTTCCGCGCCTCGCACCGGGCGGCGCTGCAGGCGCTGGTGCCGGGCGTGGGGGAGAAGAGCGACTCCTTCGTGCCCGACGCGGTCACCGACGAGCGCTTCGCCTACTACCTGGGCATCAACCACGTGCTCGGCCTCATCGGCGCCTTCGGCTCGCAGGCCGGCGTGGACGAGGCCCTGCTGCTGGCCGCCTTCCGGCGCTTCCTCGACGCGCACGCCACCCAGGGCGGCGACGTGCCGCCGTCCCCGCTGGCCGGTCTCCTCCTCGACGCGCCGTCGCTGCGCTGCAAGGCCAACCTGCTGACCCGGCTGCACGGGCTCGACGAGCTCGTCGGCCCGGTGGACACCCAGTCCGTCTACGTCAGCGTCCCCAACCCGCTCGCCGTCCACCCGCCGCAGTGA